From a region of the Spirochaetales bacterium genome:
- a CDS encoding CPBP family intramembrane metalloprotease, translating to MEDNSPNQGNRKPYNWKLLLILVIAIFITNIMVTPYSLSLQTETSSQERLPLPLIALIPLQWLGNTILYGILAAVGLLIAGRIGMGLPFMESILTGKADYDILRRFILPAVIAGIVSAILLLFIDAVVFTPHLAPLLTQTGIKDPSSPLASPPVWAGFLASFYGGITEEILLRLFLLSFFAWIIRFIDHTHEGRPGMAALWIANILAAVLFGLGHLPATAAAGLPLNALVITRAIVLNGIIGVVCGWFYWTYGLESSIVSHFSADLVLHVIWPLFGFI from the coding sequence ATGGAAGACAACAGCCCGAATCAAGGAAATCGAAAGCCTTATAACTGGAAGCTTTTACTTATCCTCGTTATCGCGATCTTTATCACTAATATAATGGTAACCCCTTATTCCCTCTCGCTGCAAACGGAAACGTCTTCGCAGGAACGTCTTCCGTTACCGTTAATCGCACTCATACCGCTCCAGTGGCTCGGAAACACGATACTGTACGGGATACTTGCGGCCGTCGGTCTCCTGATCGCGGGCCGGATAGGTATGGGACTCCCCTTTATGGAAAGTATTCTCACGGGAAAAGCCGATTACGATATTCTCCGTCGATTCATCCTTCCCGCCGTTATTGCCGGCATCGTATCGGCGATCTTACTCCTCTTTATCGACGCCGTTGTCTTCACGCCGCACCTTGCGCCGCTCCTTACACAAACGGGAATCAAGGATCCCTCCTCCCCGCTTGCCTCGCCCCCCGTATGGGCCGGATTCCTCGCCTCGTTTTACGGCGGGATTACGGAGGAAATCCTGCTTCGTCTTTTTTTGCTTTCCTTTTTTGCATGGATTATCCGATTTATCGACCATACCCACGAAGGCCGTCCCGGTATGGCGGCACTCTGGATCGCGAACATCCTTGCCGCCGTTTTATTTGGTCTGGGGCATCTCCCCGCCACGGCGGCGGCGGGATTGCCGTTGAATGCGCTCGTCATTACCCGCGCGATCGTCCTCAACGGGATCATCGGTGTCGTGTGCGGCTGGTTCTACTGGACATACGGCCTTGAATCATCGATTGTCTCCCATTTCAGCGCGGACCTCGTCCTGCATGTCATATGGCCGCTTTTCGGGTTTATCTGA
- a CDS encoding DEAD/DEAH box helicase, protein MLEKIIEELKNDRQFSSNVAHWETIRPRSGKFSPIPDRIDPRIRESLERHGITRLYTHQADCYREVKNGSNVVVVTPTASGKTLCYNLPVLQTLLESPESRALYLFPTKALSQDQQSELNDMVGNGVIPVRVFTYDGDTPSSIRISAREEGRIVITNPDMLHTGILPNHPKWIKFLRSIRFIVIDEIHIYRGVFGSHVTNVIRRLKRILSFYGSHPRFICCSATIGNPRQLAEKIIEEQAVLVDDNGSPSGERHFVIYNPPLVDPVQGIRRGVVLESQRIASKLLKAGVKTIVFARSRVRTELIASYIKDALSSYYTGDHGIRIASYRGGYLPNERRMIERGLREGTINGVVSTNALELGIDIGGLDASVLAGFPGSIASSWQQAGRAGRRTALSLSILVASASPIDQYLVNHPAYFFGRSPESGLIDPDNLFILMDQLKCALFELPFDSQRFVSTDVGELLSFLEEEGVIRATGGKYYWANRTYPAENVSLRSSTQGNVVIIDETGGKNIVIGEMDVPSAKMLIHDHAVYIHLGNQYMVVKLDLENLKCYVEESKVNYYTDSIVKTDIKVLHCDREEDRYNIRFVIGDILVRTQVTKFKKLKFKTHENIGYGEINLAAEEMHTRSVVLLFSFPNGKASRFTRLDEGHKAKVMQRLGYLVKHVAPVFLLCDPSDIGIAERVRDPFFNTPALYVYDMYAGGTGLSEGFLLNAGKILTGTRELMTSCGCARGCPSCIGPVEGDEQEDDLKTLVASLMDDVGTPSDE, encoded by the coding sequence ATGCTCGAAAAGATCATTGAGGAATTAAAAAATGACAGACAATTCTCATCCAATGTCGCCCACTGGGAAACGATACGTCCGCGTTCCGGGAAATTTTCCCCGATTCCGGATCGCATCGACCCGCGTATCAGAGAATCGCTTGAAAGGCACGGTATCACCCGGTTGTATACCCACCAGGCGGATTGTTACCGTGAGGTGAAAAACGGTTCGAATGTCGTTGTCGTCACACCGACGGCGAGCGGAAAGACACTCTGCTACAACCTTCCCGTTCTCCAGACCCTTCTCGAATCGCCCGAATCCAGGGCGCTGTATCTCTTCCCGACAAAGGCGCTTTCGCAGGATCAGCAGTCGGAATTGAACGATATGGTGGGAAACGGCGTCATTCCGGTACGTGTCTTCACCTACGACGGCGATACCCCCTCCTCGATACGGATTTCGGCGCGGGAGGAGGGAAGAATCGTCATCACCAATCCCGATATGCTGCATACGGGAATCCTCCCCAATCATCCGAAATGGATCAAGTTCCTCAGATCGATACGGTTTATCGTGATCGATGAAATTCATATCTATCGCGGGGTATTCGGCAGCCACGTCACCAATGTGATACGAAGGCTGAAACGGATTTTATCGTTTTACGGTTCGCACCCTCGCTTTATCTGCTGTTCGGCAACGATCGGGAATCCCCGCCAGCTCGCCGAGAAAATCATCGAGGAACAGGCCGTCCTCGTCGACGATAACGGCTCTCCCTCGGGGGAACGCCACTTCGTCATCTACAACCCCCCGCTCGTCGATCCCGTTCAGGGAATCCGGCGGGGGGTGGTCCTCGAGTCGCAGCGTATCGCCTCGAAGCTTTTGAAGGCGGGGGTAAAGACGATCGTCTTCGCCCGTTCGAGGGTCAGAACGGAACTTATCGCCTCCTATATAAAGGACGCCCTTTCCAGTTATTATACCGGCGATCACGGGATACGGATCGCCTCGTACCGCGGGGGTTACCTTCCGAACGAACGGCGGATGATCGAAAGGGGACTGCGTGAGGGAACGATCAATGGCGTGGTTTCGACGAACGCGCTCGAACTCGGTATCGATATCGGGGGGCTCGACGCCTCGGTGCTGGCCGGATTTCCCGGAAGCATTGCATCTTCCTGGCAGCAGGCCGGCCGGGCGGGAAGACGGACGGCCCTTTCCCTCTCGATTCTCGTCGCCTCCGCCTCCCCGATCGACCAGTATCTGGTCAACCACCCCGCTTATTTTTTCGGCAGATCGCCAGAATCCGGCTTGATCGACCCCGACAATCTTTTCATTCTCATGGATCAACTCAAATGCGCCTTGTTTGAACTACCCTTTGATTCACAACGTTTTGTCTCGACGGATGTCGGGGAACTCCTTTCTTTTCTCGAGGAAGAAGGGGTGATCAGGGCGACCGGCGGAAAGTACTACTGGGCAAACAGGACATATCCGGCGGAAAATGTCTCGCTTCGTTCATCGACACAGGGGAACGTGGTGATAATCGATGAGACCGGCGGGAAAAACATCGTAATCGGTGAAATGGACGTGCCGTCGGCAAAGATGCTGATTCACGATCACGCGGTGTACATCCACCTCGGAAATCAGTATATGGTCGTCAAACTCGATCTGGAAAACCTCAAATGCTATGTCGAGGAATCGAAGGTCAATTATTACACGGATTCGATCGTCAAGACCGATATCAAGGTCCTCCATTGTGACAGGGAGGAGGATCGATACAATATCAGGTTCGTTATCGGGGATATACTGGTCCGGACACAGGTAACGAAATTCAAAAAACTGAAGTTCAAAACCCACGAGAATATCGGCTACGGCGAGATAAATCTGGCAGCGGAAGAAATGCACACGCGAAGCGTGGTCCTGCTTTTTTCCTTCCCGAACGGGAAGGCCAGCCGGTTCACTCGCCTCGATGAAGGGCATAAGGCAAAAGTCATGCAGCGGCTCGGTTATCTTGTGAAACATGTGGCGCCCGTGTTTCTGCTTTGCGATCCGTCCGATATCGGTATTGCCGAACGCGTCCGCGATCCCTTTTTCAACACCCCGGCACTCTATGTGTATGACATGTACGCGGGCGGGACCGGTCTTTCCGAAGGGTTTCTCCTCAATGCGGGAAAAATCCTGACCGGAACACGGGAACTCATGACCTCATGCGGATGCGCCCGCGGCTGCCCTTCCTGTATAGGACCGGTAGAGGGAGATGAACAGGAGGACGATCTGAAAACCCTCGTCGCCTCGCTTATGGATGATGTAGGGACGCCGTCCGATGAATGA
- a CDS encoding ribonuclease H-like domain-containing protein encodes MNDPISSLREKLRFIESGRVRPGEKKQIGQKKPVISLPPEWKKEGEFVYQAVTRKKNPFHFSDLSSFDFIPAGTRPEDLLFFDVETTGLSGGAGNIFFLIGLGRVEGEEFVIRQIFLSDFPGEPEYLGAVARLLPPECLYVSYNGKGFDSHLIRSRYLFHGMTVAIERQLDLLYLSRRFWKRRIGSCSLCDMEEKVLLFSRINDVGGYEIPDIYFDFLSTGETEGINRIFSHNLQDIHSLALLLNRILSVSSGSNAVDPDTIDMGALGEFLLLNDNPEGIAVLRRAFTAGDRRAGKTLSLYLKRKCLWEEAAAIWRVMAEAEKSLFAAIELAKLYEHRKRDYDEALFWVDFAFALNPPFGLETRGGLIKRKKRIEEKKRKRQ; translated from the coding sequence ATGAATGATCCGATATCGTCATTGAGGGAGAAGCTCCGCTTTATCGAATCCGGAAGGGTGCGTCCTGGGGAAAAAAAGCAAATCGGACAAAAAAAGCCGGTCATATCCCTGCCCCCGGAATGGAAGAAGGAGGGTGAGTTTGTCTATCAGGCGGTTACGCGCAAAAAGAATCCGTTTCATTTTTCCGATCTGTCGTCATTTGATTTCATACCGGCGGGAACAAGGCCGGAAGACCTCCTTTTCTTCGATGTCGAGACGACCGGGCTGTCGGGCGGCGCCGGCAATATCTTTTTTCTGATCGGACTCGGCAGGGTGGAAGGTGAGGAGTTCGTCATACGGCAGATATTTCTCTCCGATTTTCCCGGCGAACCCGAATACCTCGGGGCGGTCGCACGCCTCCTTCCGCCCGAATGTCTTTACGTTTCGTACAACGGCAAAGGGTTCGATTCGCACCTCATACGGAGCAGGTATCTTTTTCACGGGATGACTGTTGCGATCGAACGGCAGCTCGATCTTCTCTATCTTTCGAGGAGATTCTGGAAACGCCGTATCGGAAGCTGTTCTCTCTGCGATATGGAAGAAAAGGTGCTTTTATTCAGTCGGATAAACGATGTCGGCGGTTACGAGATACCCGATATATATTTCGATTTTCTCTCGACGGGAGAGACTGAAGGAATCAACCGTATTTTTTCGCACAATCTCCAGGACATTCATTCACTGGCGCTTCTCCTGAATCGTATCCTTTCCGTTTCATCCGGCTCGAATGCAGTCGATCCGGATACGATCGATATGGGCGCGTTGGGGGAATTCCTCCTTCTGAACGACAACCCCGAGGGGATTGCGGTGCTCAGACGGGCGTTTACAGCAGGCGATCGCAGGGCGGGAAAAACACTCAGTCTCTACCTGAAAAGGAAATGTCTGTGGGAGGAGGCGGCGGCGATCTGGCGCGTCATGGCGGAAGCTGAAAAAAGCCTTTTTGCCGCCATCGAGCTTGCCAAGTTATACGAACATCGAAAGAGGGACTACGATGAGGCCCTTTTCTGGGTCGATTTCGCGTTCGCCCTGAATCCGCCCTTCGGCCTGGAGACTCGAGGCGGTCTGATCAAGCGGAAAAAACGCATCGAAGAGAAAAAACGAAAACGGCAGTAA